Within the Borrelia puertoricensis genome, the region CCATTGATGAGCTTGCTAAGGGTATTGGAAAGAAGGTTAAAAATACTGGAGAACTTGAAGATAATGCAACACATAAGGATAAGAATAGTGCGGTAGTTGCAGGAGCATATAGTATAATGTTACATATAAGCACTAAATTGACAGCATTGAAGTCAAAATTTGATTATGATGAACTGAAGGCCAAAATTGGTGCTGCTGAAAATTTAAGTACAGCATTTTTAGAAAAAGTAAAAAGGACAATGATCTTTGTAAAGATGACGCTACTGCAGAGCATACACAACAAACCATACTTAAAAATCATGGAACTAAAACTAAAGGAGCACAAGAGATTGATGATTTAAACACAGCAATTACTGATTTATCAAAGGCCGCTAAAGAGATTGTAGAATCTGCAATTAATGAGCTTACAAGTCCTGTTAAATCCTCTAACTAAAGATATATTATTATTATAAGATTAGTTTTTAATTAATAGTAATTTTCTTATAAAATAAAGTCTATAAATAATAAGCTAAGAGTTTGCTTCTCTTAGCTTTTTTTGTTATTTTATTTCTTTCTTTATTTCCTTTACTACTTTGTTATACTTCTTATGATACCTTTGATTACTTTTGTCTTTTAGACTTATATTTATATCTTGTTTTTATCTTGTTTTATCATTTAATGATAATTTAGATTGCTTATTTTTACTTCTTAGTTGTGGCAGTGGTACTACTAAGATGGAGGATCCTAAAGCCACATTTTTAACTTCTATTGCTAATTTGGGTAAAGGGTTCTTAGATGTTTTTACTTCCCTTTCTGATATGATTACTGGAGCTTTGGGTATTAAGGCTGAGACTAAGAAATCTGATATTGGTAAGTATTTTACTTCTATTGAAAAAACTATGACATCTGTTAAAAAGAAATTAAACATTGTAGTGGCAGAGAATGGTAACTATCCAAAATTAAAAGAAGTTGTTGATACTTTTATTACAGGCACATTAGACAAGATCGCTGAAGGAGCTAAGACAGCTGCTACTGGGGCTGCAGGTAATGCTATTAGTGAGGTTGTCAAATCTAATGCTGCTGGTGATGGTCCTGATGCAGAAAGTGTAAAGAACCTTGTTAAAGGGATTAAACAAATTGTTGATTTGGTAATAAAAGAAGGTAATGGACAAGCAGATAAAACTACCCCAGCTGATGATGATAAAAAGAATATTGGTAAGTTATTTGGAGCTGAAACTGCCGATGATAAGGGTGCTGAAGAGAAACATGTAGCGGCTGCTAGTGCATCAATAGGGGCGGTAACTGGGGCTGACATATTACAAGCTATTGCTGCTGCTAATGCTGATGCTACGAAGGGTGGTAAAGTTAAGGAAGTGAAAGATGCAGCAGGTTTGGCTTTAGCTAAGGGTACTTCTACTGCTAATGATGATCAACTTACTACTGCAGAATCCAAAAAAGATGCAGTGATTGCAGCAGGAATAGCATTAAGAGCTATGGCTAAAGATGGTAAATTTATTGTTAAGGATACTGCTGAAAAGAAGACTGAAGCTGAGTCTGCTAAAGGAGTTGCTGCTAGTGCTGTAGGCAAAGCATTAAGTACTCTTATTATTGCTATTAGGAATACTGTTGATACTGGTTTAAAGTCAATTAGTGATGCTCTAGCAGCTGTTAAACAAGGAGATAAGTCTGCAGATTTTACTACACCTGCAGAAGCAGCAACTACTGGACAACAACAATAAAGGATTAATAACAATATACATAACTAAATAAAGTCATTTGAGGAAAACTTTTATCTTTGTGAGAATTGTTTTCCTTTTGTTTGTATTTTTGCCCTTGTGATGTAATAAGGAGGCACGTGATAATGAAAAGAATTACTTTATGTGCGTTATTTTTGACTTTATTTTTACTTCTCAGTTGTGGTAGTGGCAGTACTAGTGCTGAGGATCCTAAAATCACATTCTTAAACTCTATTGCTAATTTGGGTAAAGGGTTCTTAGATGTTTTTACTTCTCTTTCTGATATGGTTACTGGGGCTTTTGGCATTAATGCTGAGACTAAGAAATCTGACATTGGTAACTATTTCACTTCTATTGAAACAACTATGACATCTGTTAAAAAGAAGTTACAAGATCAAGTTGCTAAGAATGGGAATTACTCAAAACTTAAAACAGTTGTTGATACCTTTATCACTAACACATTAGACAAGATCGCAGCAGGAGCAAAGGAAGCTGCTAAAGGGGCTACTGGTGATGTTATTGGTAATGCTACTGCAACTGGACATGGGGCTACTCCTGCTAGTAAGGATTCAGTTGTTTCTCTTGTTAAAGGGATTAAGACTATTGTTGAAGTGGTTCTAAAAAAGGATGAGGGGGATGCAGGAGCTAATAAAACAGGGGATGATAAAAAGGACGTTGGTAATCTTTTTATTAATGATGCTGGTAAAGATGGTTCAAAAGAAGAAAATATTGCAAAGGCATCAGCTAGCATTGGAGCTGTAACTGGTGCTGATATTTTACAAGCTATTGCTAACTCTAAAGAAGATCCTCAAGTTGATAATGCTAATGGAATTGAAAAAGCCAAAGATGCAGCTGAGATCGCTATTGTTCCTGCTGTTAACAAGACGGAAATTAAAGAAGATTCAGCAAAGAAAGACGCTGTTATTGCTGCAGGTATTGCACTGAGAGCTATGGCTAAGGATGGTAAATTTGCTGCTAAGAATGAAGAGAAATCTGCCAATGCAGTCAATGGAATAGCAGCTAATGCTGTTGGTAAGACTTTAAGGACTCTAATAATAGCAATAAGAAATACTGTTGATAGTGGTTTAAAGACAATTAGTGATGCTCTTGCTACAGTTACACAAGAAGATAAATCTT harbors:
- a CDS encoding variable large family protein, with protein sequence MKRITLCALFLTLFLLLSCGSGSTSAEDPKITFLNSIANLGKGFLDVFTSLSDMVTGAFGINAETKKSDIGNYFTSIETTMTSVKKKLQDQVAKNGNYSKLKTVVDTFITNTLDKIAAGAKEAAKGATGDVIGNATATGHGATPASKDSVVSLVKGIKTIVEVVLKKDEGDAGANKTGDDKKDVGNLFINDAGKDGSKEENIAKASASIGAVTGADILQAIANSKEDPQVDNANGIEKAKDAAEIAIVPAVNKTEIKEDSAKKDAVIAAGIALRAMAKDGKFAAKNEEKSANAVNGIAANAVGKTLRTLIIAIRNTVDSGLKTISDALATVTQEDKSLDSTTPADSATGSQQ
- a CDS encoding variable large family protein — translated: MFISCFYLVLSFNDNLDCLFLLLSCGSGTTKMEDPKATFLTSIANLGKGFLDVFTSLSDMITGALGIKAETKKSDIGKYFTSIEKTMTSVKKKLNIVVAENGNYPKLKEVVDTFITGTLDKIAEGAKTAATGAAGNAISEVVKSNAAGDGPDAESVKNLVKGIKQIVDLVIKEGNGQADKTTPADDDKKNIGKLFGAETADDKGAEEKHVAAASASIGAVTGADILQAIAAANADATKGGKVKEVKDAAGLALAKGTSTANDDQLTTAESKKDAVIAAGIALRAMAKDGKFIVKDTAEKKTEAESAKGVAASAVGKALSTLIIAIRNTVDTGLKSISDALAAVKQGDKSADFTTPAEAATTGQQQ